A window of Acidobacteriota bacterium genomic DNA:
AAGACTCTGCGGAGCCGGCGGTCAAAAGTTAGGACTCCTGCGCCGTGGCGGCGAGCCAGAACGGCGTAGAGCATGTCGTAGACGGGATGGTGGTAGGCGGTCGCAGCGACCAGAGCTTCCTCGGTCAAAGCATGATGGCTAATGGGCTGGTCGATCAAGCTGCATGCATCAGTGAGCAGCAGGACCGCTTCGTCCCGTTCGATCTCTTCGTGAGCGACATACTTCCAGAGTGCGTTGGCTACCTCTGTGAAGTAGAGGCCTGGAGCCATTAGCAGGGCCGTGTCTTCCAGGATGTCCAGGATCTTGCCGGTCGATTCGAGACCTAGGGCTAAGTGCACTCCGACCGAGGCATCGATGATCAGCCTCGGTCTCATCGGTCCCGATCTTCCCTGATCAACTCCTCGGGAGGCGTCTGGACTCTTCGCGCCTCCTGCTTTTCCAGCCTCTTCCGCATTCGCTGGATGGCAGCCATCCGCTGCTCACGGGCCTCTAGCTCCGGAATCTTGCGTAGCTCGATGATGGCCTGCTGGGCCAGGCTTCGGCCTTCCTTTTCGGCCCGCCAAGTAAGCATCTCGTAGATTTCCTCCGGCAGCTCACGAATCTGTAGCGATGCCATTCCGCTCTCCTTTTGTTCTCATCATAACGCATGCGAAATGATGTTTGCTAGGGGGGCGTGGAGTAATCGAAGGGACCTACTTCCTCCGATACACGTTGTAATACGGCCGCCCCCGGTGGTCTCGAACGGTGGTGGAGTAGAGGTAGTGCTGGTGTAGGTAGGTTTCGAGGCGCGGGAAGTCCTCGATGGGATATTTGCGGTAGTAGCGGTGGTTGCCGATGGCGGTGTCGATGATCACCGCCGGCGGGGTGGCTTCGAGCTCCGCCATCAGGATGTCCCAGGCGCCGTCGACGATGTGCTCCGAGGTGTCGATCTCCGGAGCGTGGTTCTCCCACGGCAGCATGCCGGTGAGGTAGTTGGTGTTGCTGTAACGGGTGGCGGGGCGGCGGTGGGCGAGAACATAGATCTCCGGGTTGTAACCCCAGACAAAAATGCGATCCTCCGGGCTGGTGCTGCGCTGGAGGTGCTCCACCAGAGCCTCCTGAGCGCCGGGCCGGGGCGGCGGCTCCCCCAGCTTTGCGAGGGCAGCGTCATCCCCGAAGCGGTGCACCGAGTAGCCGAGGCCGACCACCACCAGAGCCACCAGGGCAGCGCGTCGGCCGAGGGTCCAGGCTCTAGAGGCGGACTCCTTTCCGCCGCCGGCACGGAGCCACAGTTCGCGCAGCAGCAGCGCCGTCAGCAGGCAGGCCGGCGCGAGGATCTGGATGAAGTAATGACCGAAATTGCGGCCGCTGTAGGAGGCGCCGAAATAGGCTGCCAGGAGCCATAGGACCAGGAAGAAGCGCGTGTTCACCGCCCGCCGTCCGCGTTCGAAGATCGCTGAAACCACCCGTGCCAGAGCCAGGGCGCAGGCCAGGAAGAGCAGGGGATTGGCGGTGAGGTAGTGGCGGCGGTGGAGAAAGGGATCGAGGGCGTGCAGCCGGTCCGCCGCCGGGATTACCGCGGTGTAGTGCTCGACGTTGTATTGCCAGAAGTAGAGATAGAAATCGCCGAGGGCTCCAGCGAAGGCGAAATAGCCGATGCACAGGCCCAGGACGGTGAAGAAGCCCCCGGCGAGGGCGGTGGCTCGCAGCAGAGTCTGACGGTGGAAGAGCTTGCCCCAACGCCACTGCCAGGCGAGAAGAAAGCCGCCGGCGGCGGCGCCGTCGAAGACCGCCGGCTGCTTGGAGAGAAACGCGCCGCCAAAAGCCAGGCCCGCCAGGAAGAGGCTGCCCACGACTGCCGGCTCCGGCACGCGACCGGCGGCGGACTGTTGGAGGCGCCGCCAGACCCACCACATGCCCAACGTGCTGAGGATGATCACCGGCCACTCGGTGTGGAAAGCGAGCATCTGGCTGCGGCGATAGGTAAAGGAGCAGACGGCGAGGAGTAGCGCTGCCAGATAGCCGGTGGGTAGGTCGAGAGCTTGGTGGGAAGGGATGTTGTGAGGACTCGGGAGCCGCTCTCCTCCCAGCTCGGCGGCGAACCGGAAGAGCAGGAGGCAGCCGCCGAAGATCAAGAGCAGTAGAACCCAATGCACCGCCAACATATTGTGCTGCCCGGCCACCAGGAAGGTCAGGGCGTAGAGGAT
This region includes:
- a CDS encoding type II toxin-antitoxin system VapC family toxin — encoded protein: MRPRLIIDASVGVHLALGLESTGKILDILEDTALLMAPGLYFTEVANALWKYVAHEEIERDEAVLLLTDACSLIDQPISHHALTEEALVAATAYHHPVYDMLYAVLARRHGAGVLTFDRRLRRVLKRMGVEIIEI